The DNA segment GTCCGGCCGGGAGAGCAGGACTGTGGCCGGGGTGCGCGCGGGAGCCTCCCGGGGGATGTCCACATTCAGCGTGACGGTATGCCGCCCCGGCTGCCAGGCGCTCGTCTTCAGCTCCTCGGGCGGTGCAACCGCCCCGAAGAGGTCGAAGTCATGGTCCCGTACCTGGCTATCCTCACCCAGGCGCAGGATGAGCGCATAGTCGGCCGCCGGCTTCTGGGGCACATCCAGCGTCACGGTCAGCTTCGCCGGCGCGCCAGGGACGAGGGGTGACGGGTCGGTGCGCAGGTCAGTCACCGTGGCCGTCTGGGCAGGCGCCACGACCGGATAGCGCACCGACCAGAACCAGTGCCACAGGCCGTTCCCCGAGGCGAAGGGCCGTGCTGGGACGAAGCGCGTGTCCTTCGTGCCGGGCTTCATCCAGTCCGGGTGCACTCCGGCGTCACTCTGGCCGGTCCACTGGTCGTCCGTGGGGATGATCGTCCGGCTGCCGTCCCGACCGATCAGCACCAGTTCCGCCAGCAGCCCGCGACTGCCCACCTCGTAGATGTCCTCGACCTGTGCCGCCAGGACGTTCTCGCCGGCCCGCAGCAAGTCCGTCGGCACCTTCACCAGCCGCGCCGGGCGCTGAATGCCGCCGTTGTAGCTGGCGTCCCGCCAGACCTCCCGGGCGTTCAGGTACATCACGCCCCGGTCGGCGGCGACCGCCATCAGCCAGGCTTCCTTGACCTGCGCCGGGTCGGCGACCTCGAAGCTGCGGCGCATGTACCGGCGCTCGGGCTCGCGATGGGGCAGCACCAGCGAGGGCTCGACCCAGATCCACATCGCCTTCCAGGTTGGGGCGAAGGACATGGGCAGCACGGGCTTCTCGCCCAGGACCTTGACTTCGCTCAAGCCGATCTTCGCCTGCGCCGGACCGCGCAGCAGCAATCGGATCGCCCGCGTCCGCACCGGTTTTGCCGGCGCGATCGTGGTCGGCTGGTCGGACGGCCCGACCGGGCCCATCGCACCCTCGACGTCGTTCCACTGCCCGCGCCAGTCGGGCGGGAAGGCCCGCTCCACCTGCAGGGCGTAGCTCGTGATGGGCTTGAGATCGCTGAACGCCCCACCCGTGAACTGGCGGAACTCCACCTGGCTGATCGTCACCGGGAAGCGCCACTCCAGCCGCAACCAGACCTGCGTCGTGTCCAGGTCGGAGGCCCTCGGCGCCACCGGCGGCAGGGGCGTCACCCAGCCTGTCTCGGGCTTGCCGTCGAGCACGAAGGTGGGCCGGTAGGCCATGTCGGGCACGGCCGCGACCGCCGTAGGCATGGCGCCCCACTCGAAGGCGGTGAGATCGGCCTGCTGGGCGTAGCAGGCAGTGGCGGTCAGCAGCAGCGTACAGAGGGAGATGGCGCGCATGGGGCACCTCATCCGGGGTCGTCACGTTATCTTCCGCGCCCTGTCGGGAGGAACCTGCGCCGGCGAGCGGGCAGGCCGTGCTGGCCCCCGGGGCGAAATGACCGTTCGCTTCGAGCCAACTCACTGTCCGTCCGGAGAGACCCGCCATGCCCACCCGCCTACTCGTCGTCACCTCGCTCCTGCTCGCCACCGCCGCCGTCCTGGCCCAGCCGGCTGAAAACTGGCCCCGCAAGAAGTTCATCGAGACCGGCTGGGACCAGCCCGACACGGCGCGGTTCCGGCAGAATCTGGCCGAGATGGACAAGACCCCCTTCGACGGCGTGGTTGTGGTCTGTACGGGCAAGACCGCCGAGGGCAAGGGCATTGGCCTGCGAGGCGCCTTCTGCCCCGACGCCTGGCAGGAGGCCTGGTTCCAGACCTGCCTGGAAGACCTCCAGGCCACGAAGCCGACGCACCTGAAGGACAACTTCATCGCTCTCGGCGCCAACCCGGGCAATGTGGACTGGTTCGATGACGCGGGCTGGAAGAACGTGGTCGAGCACTGGCGGATCGCCGCCCGACTGGCCAAGCAGGGCGGCATGAAGGGCCTGCTCTTCGACCCCGAGCCGTACACCAAGGGCTTCTCCCAGTTCAAGTACTCCATGCAGGCCGGCAACGCGCAGCACACGTTCGCCGAGTACTACGCCAAGGCCCGCGAGCGCGGCCGCCAGGTCATGGAGGCCGTCAAGAGCGAGTACCCGGACATGACGCTCTACTGCTACTTCATGAACATCGCCAACTACCCGGCGGCCGGCCAGCCCGACCCCGTGCAGGCCCTCGCCGGGGCCGGCTACGGGCTCTACGCGCCCTTCGTGGATGGCTGGCTGGACGTGATCCCGCCGACGATGACCGTCGTGGACGGCTGCGAAAATGCCTACCTGTTCAGCAGCCGGATGCAGTATGTCGAGGCGGCGCTGAAGATCAAGGGGGCCTGCCAGTCGCTGGTGTCCCCGGCCAACCGCGCCAAGTACCGCGCCCAGGTGCAGGTGAGCTTCGGCATCTACCTGGACGCCTACGTGAACCCCGAGGGCAGCACCTACTACCTCGGCCCCAAAAACGGCTCGCGCCTGAACCAACTGTGCGCAAACGTGGGCAACGCGCTGGACGCCGCGGATGAGTACGTGTGGGTCTACGGCGAGAAGTACCGCTGGTGGCCGACCCCCAATGGCGGCGTGAAGCCGGAGTCCTGGGAGCAGGTCATGCCCGGGACGGACGCCGCGCTGCGCTTCGCCGCGGACCCGGCGGGGGCCGGGCGGCAGGCGATGGCCCAGGCGAACCTGCCCAACCTGGCCCGCAACCCCGACTTCGGCGCGGACAAGGCCAAGGGATACACCGGTGCGGAGATCGTGTACAAGGAGGGGGGCTTCCCGGCCGGCTGGGGCTTCTGGCAGGAGAACACCACCGGCACGGCCGGCTGGGACCGCACCATGGGACACGCGGCGCCGGGCGCCGGGCGGGCCTCGCAGGTCACCGGCGGCTGCTTCACCCAGGAGATCGGGCCAGTCCAGCCCGGAGAGCGCTACGCCGTGCAGGCCTGGGCCCGCGCGCACGGCCGGGGCAATGTCTCGATGCGCCTGCGCTGGCAGACGGCCGAAGGACGCTGGATCCACGAGCACCTCGACCGGCTGGTCTACGGCACCGGCGTCCGCGACGAGTGGCAGGAGCTGCTGGGCGTGGCGGAAGTCCCCGAAGGCGTCGGGAAGCTCGTCATCCTGCTGGGCATGGGCGGGCAGCCCTCGGCGGAGGATGTGGCCTGGTTCGACGACGTGACCTGCGTCAAGCTGCCCTGACGCGCCTCGCCAGATCCGGCGGAACCCAAGAAAAGTGGACGCTTCGGGCCTGTTGGGGCGTCTTTCCGAGGAACAAAGGGTTCCCACGCCGGTCTGAACCAAGTACAATGGCCGGGTTCGGCGGCGGCCGGGAACCGTCTGCCGTAGGCAGGCAACAGTTAGGGTAACGCACAACAAGGCGCGGTGTTTCCGCAAGCGCCCGCCGGGGTATGATTGCTGTAAGTCCCGTTCGGCGAGATGCCTGTTGTTGTGCGGCGACAATGATTGGAGGGCAATCGCAGATGATACGTTCCAGACGCGCCGGGTTCACACTGATTGAGCTGCTGGTCGTCATTGCCATCATCGCCATTCTGGCCGCCATCCTCTTCCCGGTGTTTGCCCGGGCGCGAGGCAAGGCCCGCCAGTCGGCCTGCTCCTCGAACATGAAGCAGCTCGCACTGGCCATCATCAGCTACACGACTGACTATGACGGCCAGACGTGCTACTGGAGCTTGGACCCGCTCGGGGCCGTCCCCAACAACCCGACGTGGGACCAGCAGATCATGCCGTACATGAAGAACGCGCAGATCCTGACCTGCCCGGACAACAAGTACAACGGTGAGAGCGGCACGGTGCCCAATCAGTCCTCCGGCCCCAAGCGGGGCTATGCGCTGCCTCGCTATGTCAGCGGCATCAACCAGGACGATCCACCCAACGTCGTCGCGACAGTCCTGCTGACCGAGAAGGGCGCCTATACGCCGGGGACCCTCAGTGACGCGGCGGTGGAGCATCCGCGCCAGTCGGGCAAGGGGCTCTTGTACCCGAGTGAGGCCTTCCGCCACAATGGCGGCCTGAACTTCGCCTTCCTCGACGGCCACGTCAAGTGGCAGAACAACGGCTCGGGCCCGTTCACCAGCAATGGCGACGGCACGTGCGCCACGGCCTCCGACTGGGAGCCGATGAACGGCTCGCACATTCCGGGCCACATGGAGTACCCGGAGGACTGGCCGGCGGGGACGGACTAGCGACATCGCTCCGGTCGTTCCGACGGGTCTCCTGACCAATCAGGCAGGCGGCCTCGCCTGCTGCGGTGGGCGAGGCCGCTTTCGTTAGGGGCGGGGGAATGAGCAGCGTGTAGCAGGCGTCTACCTTGTGAGGCGTAGGTTGCCTGAGGAGGTCAATCGCGCATGACCCGCCGTCAGCCCCGCGGCTTCACGCTCATCGAGCTGTTGGTCGTCATCGCCATCATCGCCATCCTGGCCTCGATCCTCTTCCCCGTGTTCGCCCGTGCCCGCGCCAAGGCCCGGCAGTCGGCCTGCCTGTCGAACCTGCGGCAACTCGGCACGGCCATCGCCATGTACGCCGACGACTTCGACGAGATGCTGCCGCTGTGGTCACTCGCCGGGGGCGCTCCGGATGGCTCCGGTCGTGGGGCGCCGCCCGACTGCACCTGGGACACGCAGATCCTGCCGTACATGAAGAACACCCAGATCCTCATCTGCGGGGACAACCCCTACGGCCGCACGTATCGTTCGTACGCCATGCCGCGCTATGTCAGCGGCCAGGCGCTGGGCGTCTTCCCCAACGTCACCGCGACCGTGACGCTCTTTGAGAAGGGGCACTACCCGCCGGGCGCGTGGGAAGATGCGGCCGGGGAGAACTTCCACCAGTCCACGAGCATGAACCCTACGCCGCAGTACTTCCACTTCGGCGGCAAGGACTTCCTGTTCATTGACGGGCACGTGAAGTGGTACACGGCGTCGTCAGGCCCGTTCGCCGAGAACGGAGGCCCTGGCGGCGAGGCCGGCGACTGCGAGGCCGTGGGCGAGCATCCCACGGGAGACTGGCCGGCGTAGGGACAGGGGGAAAGAGAGAAGAGGGAAAACAGAAGAGAGAAGAACGAAGGACGGCAGAGGCCATCGGCGTCTCGTCGTGTCCGGCAACTCACATGGCCCGCGCACTCTTCCTTCACTCCAGCTTCTTCGCCAACACCCAGTCCCGGCGCGACCCGCCGCGGTCCAGGTACACCTCGAAGACCTCTCCCCCCTCCGTCTCGACGCGATAGGCGTTGCGGTGCCGTCGCCGGTACCAGGTGCGTGTCACCTCGCCCGCCCCGAAGCCCGCATCCACCCATACGCTGACGATCTGCCGGATGACGTACCGCTGCCCGCGCCACGTGAAGGCCACGGGCACACGCAGCGCGCGCTCGTCGTCGCTCAGTTCCACCTCAATGCGCTCGCTGATCAGCTCCGTACGCCGCCCTCCTCTCCTCTGCGCGTGCCCGTGTGCCCGCATCGCTCCGCGATGCGATTCGCTGACATCGCGGAGCGATGTCGGCACGCGCTTCCCTTCGCGCTTGCTTGGGGCGCCTCCTGCTCCGGGCAGGTCTCACCTTCCCGGCGCAGAAATGCCTGCGGTTCAACAGGGAGGGCGCCACATGAAAGTCTTCATCACGGTAGACATGGAAGGCATATCGGGGCTGGTGCGCTGGGATGCCAACGACCGCCAGCGCGAGCGGGAGCTGATGACCGCCGAGGCCAACGCCGCCATCGCCGGGGCGTTCGCGGGTGGAGCGACCGAAGTGCTCGTGGGCGAGGCCCATGCCAACATGCGCAACCTCATGCCCGAGGCGGTGGACGAGCGTGCCCGCTTCTTCTCCGGCGAGCCCAAGCCGCTCAACCACATGGGCGGTCTCGACGAGAGCTTCGGCCTGGCGCTGCTGATCGGCTACCACGCCCGCGCCGGCGCCCGGAATGCCGTCATGTGCCACACGTACGACCTGCACATCCACCGGCTGGCGTTCAACGGGATCGAGGTCGGCGAGCTGGGCACCGACGCGGCGTTGGCCGGGCACCTGGGCGTGCCCATCGGCCTGGTGGCAGGCGACCGCGCTGCGTGCGACGAGGGCCGCGCGTTGCTGGGCGACATCGAGACCGTGGCGGTCAAGGACGGGCGGGGGCGCTATGTGGCGAGTTGCCTGCCCCCGGCGGTGGCGCGGCAGCAGATCACGGAGGCCGCCGCGCGCGCCGTGTCCAGCGCCAGCCGCTTCCAGCCCTTCGTCATCCCCGGGCCGGTCACGTGCGAGGTCGAGTTCACCAAGCCCGAGTGCGCCGACATGGTTGAGCCGTTGCCCTTCGTGGAACGCACGTCCGGGCGCGAGATCCGCTTCGTCCAGCCGGACCTGGCCCAGACCTTCCATGTCTTCAACGCCCTCAACTTCCTGTCAGGGCGGGCGTGATGCTCGACGAGGAGAAGTTCCGCAACTCCATCAAGGCCGTCATCATCCGTGACGCCCGCGTGCTCCTCACGGTGAACCAGGACCCGTGGGGGGAGTTCCTCCTCCTCCCCGGCGGCGGCCAGCGCTTCGGCGAGACTATGGCTGAGGCACTGCAGCGCGAATGCCGTGAGGAGCTGGGGTGCGCGGTCATCGTCGGCGACCTCCTGGGCATCCGCGAGTATATCGGCGCCCACCACGAGTTCGCGGCCCACGACAGCGACGTGCACCAGGTCGAGGTGATGTTCCGCTGCGAGTTGGCGCCCGGCTGCGAGCCGCGCACTGGCGACCTCGCCGACGACGAGGGCGACTGGGCGCAGACGGGAGTGGCGTGGGTGCCGCTGACGGAACTGCAGGATCGCCGCATCTACCCGTCGGTGCTGAAGGAGTGGCTGCCGGCCCTGCCGGAGCCGGAGCGGCGGTACTTGGGGGATGTGAACTGATGCCCGACTCCATCATCATCGTCCCGTATGACCCCGAGTGGCCGCGCCTGTTCGCGGAGTTGGGTGCACGCCTACGTCGGGCGTTGGGGCCTGTGGCGCTGCGCATTGACCACATCGGCTCCACCTCCATCCCGGGCATGGCGGCCAAGCCGGTCATTGACGTGGTGGTGTCGGTCGCCAGCTTCGAGCCGCTGGCGACCATCGGGGCGCCGCTTGAGGGCCTCGGCTTCGTGCATCGGGCGAGCAACCCGGACCTGACCAAGCGCTACTTCCGCGAGGCGCCCGGGGAACGCCGCACACATATCCACGTGCGCCGCGCCGGCAGTTGGTCGGAGCAGTTCGCACTGCTCTTCCGCGACTACATGCGCGCCCACGACGCGGACTGCCGGTGGTACGAAGCGATCAAGCGCCAACTGGCGGAGCAGTACCGTGACGACCGCCAGGGCTACACCAACGCCAAGGCGCCGTACCTGTGGGAGATCATGCAGAAGGCGGACCCCTGGGCCCAGGCCACCGGCTGGACGCCCGGCCCGTCGGATGCCTAGCCGTCGCCAACACCCAGTACCCAATGCCCAAGCCCTAACCCAAGGAGATGATCGTTGTGTCCGAACCTCGCAAAGCTCGTCTGGCCTTCGTCGGTTGCGGAGGCTTCACCACTGCCTCGATCTTCCCGTGCCTGCCGCTGTCCCCGCGCATCGAGATCGTCGCCGTGTGCGACCTGCTCGAGGAGAAGGCGCGGGCCGCCTCGCGGCTCTTCAACGCCTGCCCCGTCTACACCGACATGCACAAGATGCTGGATGAGATTGAGGTGGATGGCGTGTTCGCCATCGGCCCCGCGCCGACGCAGTACGCCGTCGCCCCGCAGATCATGAAGCGCGGCCTTCCCGTCTATGTCGAGAAGCCCTCGGCCAACACCTCGAAAGAGGCGCTGGAGATGGTGAAGATCGCCGAAGACAACGGCGTGTGGGGGCAGGTCGGGTTCATGAAGCGCTTCGCACCCGCCTATCAGATGGCCCAGAACATCCTGCGCAAGCCGGAGTTCGGCCCGCTCAACATGCTCAACTGCAAGTGGGGCCAGGGCGCGTACCCGCGGATCTGGGGCATTGACTCGGCCCAGCGCGCGTTCCTGATCGGCCAGTGCTGCCACCTGATGGACCTGATCCGCTACTTCGGCGGCGACGTGGCGACCGTGCAGACCATTTTCCGGGAGCCGCCGCAGAACCCGGCCGACCCGCACGAGTCCACCCGTTGCGCCTATCTGACCAATGTCACCTTCGCAAGCGGCGTGATCGGCTCACTCAACCTCAGTAACATGGAGACCGGGAGCTTCCGCGACCTGGAGGAGAAACTCGAACTCATCAGCATGGACAACGTCGTGACCGTCCATCGCGTGTCGCACGTCAACTGGCGCCGCGGCGACGAGTGGGACGAGACGCCGACCAACTCCGGTTGGTACTCGTATGACTACGACTCCCGGGGCATGAGCGTCCGTAGCTCGCATGCGGCCAACGGCTACGTGGGTGAGGTGCAGCACTTCGCGCTCCGGTGCCTGGGCGAGGCCGACAAGGGCATCTCGGGCGATCTGATGGACAGCGTGAAGTCGCTGCAGATCGGCGAGGCGATCTACGAGAGCGCGATGAACGGCGGGAAGGTCGTCCAGGTGAAGCAGGGGGCGTAGACGCAGCGGGGTGGGTCGCGCCCGGCAGGAATGGCCCAATCAGCGACGAAAGGGTAGGCGACGGTTACATCGCAGGTGAAGGGAGCGCTTCCGATGTCCAGGCCGCTGACGCTCGCCGCCGTGGTGCCGGTCGTTCTGCTGATGGTGATCTCCGCCGGGCACGCGGACCTGCCCAACGGGTTCCGCCCGAACCCGCGGGCTGCCCTGTGGCACGAACTGCTGTGCGTTGGCCAGGAGTTGCCTCGCGTCGGTGACTTCGACGGCGACGGTCGCGACGACATCGCGATCTTCGTGCGCGACACCAAGCCGGAGCCGGGGCGCGGCGACTGCGGCGTGGCCTTCTCGGGGCTGACGCGCTTCACCCGGGAGATCCAGAAGTTCCACGACATGCTGTGCGTGGGGAACGAGATCCCCGTCATCGGCGACTTCGATGGCAACCACCAGGATGATGTGGCCGTGTTCGTGCGCGACACCAAGCCCGAGCCGGAGCGCGGGGCGGTGGGCGTGGCGCTCTCACGGGGCAGCTACTTCCAGGAACTCGCCAAGTGGCACAAGCACCTGTGCGTGGGGCAACAGGTTCCGCTGGCGGGCGACGTCAACGGCGATGGCCGCGATGACATCATCGTCTTCGTCAAGGACTCGCCCGACCCCAATCCGGGACCGGACTCCATCCCGCAGCAGGCCGGGAATGTACTCGTGGCCCTGGCGCGAACGACCAGTGGCTTTGAGCGTCCCGTCGTCTGGCACAACTTCTTCTGCATCGGCAACGAGGTGCCGAAGGTGGCCGACTGCGACGGGAATGGGAAGGCCGACATCCTCACCTTCGTGCCGGACCGCGGCGAGGTCTATGTGGCCCTGTCGGACGGCTCACGCTTTGGCCAGTCGCGAGTGTGGGCCACCGACTGGTGCCACCAGGGCGAGATCCCCGAGGTGGGTGACGTCAACGGGGACAATCTGGCGGACCTGATCGCCTTCGGCCGCACGCCCCCACAGGGCGTCTACGACCGCAACGTCGGCTGGGTCTTCACCGCACTCAACCAGTTCCTGCCGGCGCCGCAACACTTCGGGGCCTCGGTGCAGCGCCACGAGTACTTCTGCGTGGGCAACGAGACGCCGCTGGTCGGCGACTTCAACGGCGACCGGAAGACGGACATCTGCGCGCTCGTGGGCGACACGCAGAGCTCGGGCATGCGCGGCAACGCCTATGTGGCCCTGTCGAGCTTCGGGCAGCAGCGCACCTGGCGGCTCAAGCTGGATAGCATGCACCTCAACGGCATCTCCGAGGACCCGCTCATCGGCCCGAGCGGCGATGAGCCGTACTTCGTGGTCGTACAGTTCCGCTCGCGCTTCAACACGGCGGGCTCCACGCGCGCGTGGCAGGGGAACACGCCCTCCGAGTTCGTGAGCAACCAGAAGGCGCACACGGATGTCAACATCCCGGCCGCCATGGGCCAGTGCGACTTCCCCAACGTGGCGAGCTTCACCATCGCCGACGGCTGCCGGCTGCAGCGGCCGGAGGTCCTCGGCGCCATCGTCCTGGGCCTGGAGCATGACTTCAGCCCCTGGTCGGACATCACCAACCTGGTCAGCCGCGCCATCAACGGCGCGGTGGCCCCGGCGCTCCGGAACCTGGTCGAGACCCGGCCGATTCCCATGACGCCGGAGGCGACGCAGCAGCTCATCAACGACGCTCAGAACCTCGGCCCGCAGCTCATGGGCTCCATGAACCTGAGCGCCTGGGATCTGATCGGCTTCCTGTTCAACGCGGGGTTCGACGCGGACGACTTCGTGGACTACCACGCCTTCCTGTGGCTGGCCGCCGACCCCGAGACCGAGCGGTACCTGCAAGCGCCCACGAGCCTGCCGCGCAACGTGCACTTCGGGGTGCTGAAGGATACGCGCTACGTGCAGGGCATGGCCGGCAACCTGGACTTCGACGGCGGCTCCATAGACTCCCATGCCGCGGGCGCCTCATACACCGTCTACGCCACTCTGAGCCTGCAGCCGTAGGTGGCGACGGGCCAACGCTCGGCCCCACGACACGCAAGCAGGGATTGGCGCGAGGATAGCGAAGCACCGAGGGTCGCGTGCGTACCTAACCGCAATCAGTCGGAGGCAGTCATGGCTGACATCAAGTTCTCAATCCGTGAAGGCATGGTCCCGGGGCGCAATGTCATGGAGCGCTTCGAGCTGCTGGCGCAGGTCGGCGTCGCCGGCTGCGAGATCACCAATAGCACCAGTTGGGAGGACGTCGAGGCGGTCAAGGCCGCCGCGGCGGCCACAGGGGTACAGCCCAACATCTGGTCGGCGAAGGACCTTGCCGTGCTGCAGGCCGATGCCGGGGCGCGCCGCGAGGCCATCGCGTCCTGCCAGGAAGCCCTGAAGATGGCCGGGCAGGTCGGCGCGGTCGGCTTCATTCTGCCCCCGCTCATCATGTGCAAGATGCGCAACCTGCCGCGCATCAATGACCTGTCGCCGCTGATGAGCACCGCCGAGGCGGAGCGGAAGCTCCTGGCCGAGATCATGAAGCGGGACCTGGCGCCCGTGGCCCTCGAAGCCGGCGCGGACGTCGTCATCGAGCCGCTGAACCGCTACGAGCAGTGGTGGCCGTGCAGCCTGCAGCATGGGATTGACATCTGCGCCGATGCCGGCAACCAGGGCGTCTGCATCATGGCGGACTTCTTCCACATGAACATCGAGGACGCCAGCTACTACGACAGCATCAAGGCGGGCGGCGCGCTCATCAAGAACGTGCACCTGGCCGACAGCCAGCGCCTGCTGCCCGGCTGGGGCCACACGGACTTCCACCCCGGCTTCAAGGCCCTCAAGGAGATCGGCTATAGCCACTATCTGGGCTTTGAGTGCGGCATTCCCGGCGACTTCGCCGAGTGCGTGAGCAAGTCCATGGACTACTGCCGCAAGGTGTGGGACGAGGCGTAGAGCTTGAGCGAGAGAGTCGCGGGGTGCCCGCATAGCGGGCGGGGCCCCGCGACCTCTGCCGACGCCTCGTGGGGCGCCGTCGGCCCAGACTGCTGTGCAGTCTGACGCCGGAACCTCACTGCCCGCCCCTCACCTCCCCTCCAGGTACACCCGCTTCTCGCCGTACTTCGCCAGCGATGCGTCTACGCGCTCCAGCACGTGCTTGCGCCGCTGCAGCAGGCCCCGCAGCTCGTCGCCGGATACCCACGGACCAACCTGTTGCGTGAAGTCGGCCTCCGTGCTCCTCCGCAGGGCCTCGATCGTCCGGCGCGAGAAGCGGCGGAGGCGCTCGAAGTCCTGCGCGGGCTGAGACGAGGAGCCAAAGCCCTCGGCGTTGTCAATGAACCACAGCCTGCCGGTGCGGTCGGCCAGGATGTTGCCGCCCGAGAACCGGTCCATGTTGGTCTGCAGGTAGTCGAGGATGAGCATGTCGCAGACCTGGCACGCCTTGTCGAGGTCGGGGAGGCTCGTCTCCACATCGTCCAGCCGCGCCAGCCAGGTCAGCGCCCACCCGCGCGCGCCGGACCCAACCGGGTCGCGCGCCTCGTTGACCCACTGCTGCAGTGACCCGCTGACCAAGTCGTCATGTACGATGACGCGCCCCAGCGGCCCGCCCGCTTGCCGGAGCACAGATAGCGGCAGGCGGCGCTTGACGGTCACCGGCACATGCCCCATGCCGCACAGGCGGTCAATCTCGTACGCGGCGATCTCATACGCATAGCTCTGCGAGCTGTACTGGTGCGGCTTGAAGGCGCACTTGAAGCCCTTCGGAGTCCCATCCTCCAGCCGCAGCTTGTACTTGGTCATCATGCCCCCGTAGAGCGGCTCGGGAGTGCCCTTGACCGGCGCGCTCGTGAGCAGCTTCTCCACCTCGTCGCACGTCAGCGGGGCGGCAGTGACGAGACCCGCGGCGACGAGGACCGCAAGCAGGATCAGGGCAAGACGGGCGTTGTTCATGGGGGCCTCCCGGTGATACTGAGGCACGTCAGCAGTGTGTTCCGCGGGACGTCGGCACGCTCCTGCCTCATGCAGGAGCCGTCGTCCCGAGCGGCGAAGCGACCGTCACCATGAGACTCATGCTCCTGCCGCTTCTCTGTGCGCTCCTCTGCACCGGAGCCCTCGCCGCCGGCCCCCTGGCCCAACGCGTGCTGTGGACCTGGGACAACCGCATGGACTGGGGCGGTGAGGGCCAGGCCGTCAGCGTCATGGGCGGAGGGCGGTACACGAAGGCCCCGGGGGCGTTCCTGACCGACTACAAGGCGCTCGTGGACTACGCGCACGACCACACGAGCTTCAACGCGGTCATCATCTGGGGCTTCCTGCGCGATGAGCATGGCGGCGTAGCGGCCTCGCAGGAGCTGTGCGAGTACGCGGCTGCCCGCGGCATCCGCATCATCCCCGGCGTGGGCACGAGCGGCTACGAGGGCTACTACTATAGCGGCAACCACCCGTACAACATCACCACCTGGCTGCGCCGGCACCCCGAGCTGCGTGCGATCAGCAAGGCCGGCAAGCCGCTCAACGCCCTCTGCCCCACGCAGCCCGACAACATCAAGTGGCTCGACGACGGCTGCCGCTGGCTGTTCTCCACCTTCAAGATCGGCGGCATCAACTTCGAGATCGGCGACTTCTTCGTCTGCTAC comes from the bacterium genome and includes:
- a CDS encoding DUF1559 domain-containing protein is translated as MIRSRRAGFTLIELLVVIAIIAILAAILFPVFARARGKARQSACSSNMKQLALAIISYTTDYDGQTCYWSLDPLGAVPNNPTWDQQIMPYMKNAQILTCPDNKYNGESGTVPNQSSGPKRGYALPRYVSGINQDDPPNVVATVLLTEKGAYTPGTLSDAAVEHPRQSGKGLLYPSEAFRHNGGLNFAFLDGHVKWQNNGSGPFTSNGDGTCATASDWEPMNGSHIPGHMEYPEDWPAGTD
- a CDS encoding DUF1559 domain-containing protein is translated as MTRRQPRGFTLIELLVVIAIIAILASILFPVFARARAKARQSACLSNLRQLGTAIAMYADDFDEMLPLWSLAGGAPDGSGRGAPPDCTWDTQILPYMKNTQILICGDNPYGRTYRSYAMPRYVSGQALGVFPNVTATVTLFEKGHYPPGAWEDAAGENFHQSTSMNPTPQYFHFGGKDFLFIDGHVKWYTASSGPFAENGGPGGEAGDCEAVGEHPTGDWPA
- a CDS encoding DUF6504 family protein — protein: MPTSLRDVSESHRGAMRAHGHAQRRGGRRTELISERIEVELSDDERALRVPVAFTWRGQRYVIRQIVSVWVDAGFGAGEVTRTWYRRRHRNAYRVETEGGEVFEVYLDRGGSRRDWVLAKKLE
- a CDS encoding M55 family metallopeptidase — protein: MKVFITVDMEGISGLVRWDANDRQRERELMTAEANAAIAGAFAGGATEVLVGEAHANMRNLMPEAVDERARFFSGEPKPLNHMGGLDESFGLALLIGYHARAGARNAVMCHTYDLHIHRLAFNGIEVGELGTDAALAGHLGVPIGLVAGDRAACDEGRALLGDIETVAVKDGRGRYVASCLPPAVARQQITEAAARAVSSASRFQPFVIPGPVTCEVEFTKPECADMVEPLPFVERTSGREIRFVQPDLAQTFHVFNALNFLSGRA
- a CDS encoding NUDIX domain-containing protein, which translates into the protein MLDEEKFRNSIKAVIIRDARVLLTVNQDPWGEFLLLPGGGQRFGETMAEALQRECREELGCAVIVGDLLGIREYIGAHHEFAAHDSDVHQVEVMFRCELAPGCEPRTGDLADDEGDWAQTGVAWVPLTELQDRRIYPSVLKEWLPALPEPERRYLGDVN
- a CDS encoding GrpB family protein, giving the protein MPDSIIIVPYDPEWPRLFAELGARLRRALGPVALRIDHIGSTSIPGMAAKPVIDVVVSVASFEPLATIGAPLEGLGFVHRASNPDLTKRYFREAPGERRTHIHVRRAGSWSEQFALLFRDYMRAHDADCRWYEAIKRQLAEQYRDDRQGYTNAKAPYLWEIMQKADPWAQATGWTPGPSDA
- a CDS encoding Gfo/Idh/MocA family oxidoreductase; this translates as MSEPRKARLAFVGCGGFTTASIFPCLPLSPRIEIVAVCDLLEEKARAASRLFNACPVYTDMHKMLDEIEVDGVFAIGPAPTQYAVAPQIMKRGLPVYVEKPSANTSKEALEMVKIAEDNGVWGQVGFMKRFAPAYQMAQNILRKPEFGPLNMLNCKWGQGAYPRIWGIDSAQRAFLIGQCCHLMDLIRYFGGDVATVQTIFREPPQNPADPHESTRCAYLTNVTFASGVIGSLNLSNMETGSFRDLEEKLELISMDNVVTVHRVSHVNWRRGDEWDETPTNSGWYSYDYDSRGMSVRSSHAANGYVGEVQHFALRCLGEADKGISGDLMDSVKSLQIGEAIYESAMNGGKVVQVKQGA
- a CDS encoding VCBS repeat-containing protein, whose protein sequence is MSRPLTLAAVVPVVLLMVISAGHADLPNGFRPNPRAALWHELLCVGQELPRVGDFDGDGRDDIAIFVRDTKPEPGRGDCGVAFSGLTRFTREIQKFHDMLCVGNEIPVIGDFDGNHQDDVAVFVRDTKPEPERGAVGVALSRGSYFQELAKWHKHLCVGQQVPLAGDVNGDGRDDIIVFVKDSPDPNPGPDSIPQQAGNVLVALARTTSGFERPVVWHNFFCIGNEVPKVADCDGNGKADILTFVPDRGEVYVALSDGSRFGQSRVWATDWCHQGEIPEVGDVNGDNLADLIAFGRTPPQGVYDRNVGWVFTALNQFLPAPQHFGASVQRHEYFCVGNETPLVGDFNGDRKTDICALVGDTQSSGMRGNAYVALSSFGQQRTWRLKLDSMHLNGISEDPLIGPSGDEPYFVVVQFRSRFNTAGSTRAWQGNTPSEFVSNQKAHTDVNIPAAMGQCDFPNVASFTIADGCRLQRPEVLGAIVLGLEHDFSPWSDITNLVSRAINGAVAPALRNLVETRPIPMTPEATQQLINDAQNLGPQLMGSMNLSAWDLIGFLFNAGFDADDFVDYHAFLWLAADPETERYLQAPTSLPRNVHFGVLKDTRYVQGMAGNLDFDGGSIDSHAAGASYTVYATLSLQP